Proteins from a genomic interval of Clostridium scatologenes:
- a CDS encoding methyl-accepting chemotaxis protein — MNLKKVKLTSKLLFSFGIMMVMLIIISTASIVKLKESNTLLYQMINVNNRKIKLATDMRGYINRIAIDVRDIGVSNDTNYMTSKKKEIDENLSQYENAQNELQKLLSTQKGKEIFDKMKSSKEDIIPIVNDTIKNGMRIGVTNEELLTMFNKMEKPQNVLISNIQSMVDFQDEISKQQGAEANASSQKVIQLMIIIGIACLILIVVFSYVIIKSIKSQMKELLGAANKLAQGNFNFEIEVHANDEIGQTVKALNDAIKVLKGTIVEVKNQSESTTESVNRTVKMFEEVNSQVQSISASTEQISAGMQESAASSEEVTSMATTVKEEVNISAEKAKEGLNIAIAIEKKADDINKSSSQAKENAEKIYKYAKDKLEKAIEDSKVVKNISEMANSILDIAEQTNLLSLNAAIEAARAGEHGKGFAVVAEEVRKLAEESSNAVVEIQTNVKKVLTAVEELSNSSKEVLVFIESDVLKDYGNLIEISKQYKNDGSTVKSIVENFSEVSESISSAVDQIVKSMEEVAVSVGEVAKASGEIAEGVSAVNDKNMLITQEVDKNAEGAEKLSVIMDNFKIN; from the coding sequence ATGAATTTAAAAAAGGTAAAACTAACAAGCAAGCTTTTATTTAGTTTTGGTATTATGATGGTTATGCTTATTATCATTTCAACTGCATCTATAGTTAAACTTAAGGAATCAAATACATTATTATATCAAATGATTAATGTAAACAATAGAAAAATAAAATTAGCCACTGATATGAGAGGATATATTAATAGAATAGCAATAGACGTTAGAGATATTGGAGTTAGTAATGATACAAATTACATGACTTCAAAGAAAAAAGAAATAGATGAAAATTTATCACAATATGAAAATGCACAAAATGAATTGCAAAAATTACTTTCTACACAAAAAGGTAAAGAAATATTTGATAAAATGAAATCTAGTAAAGAAGATATTATTCCAATTGTTAATGATACTATAAAAAATGGAATGAGAATTGGTGTAACTAATGAAGAATTATTGACTATGTTTAATAAAATGGAGAAACCTCAAAATGTATTGATTTCTAATATTCAAAGTATGGTAGATTTCCAAGATGAAATATCAAAACAACAAGGAGCAGAGGCTAATGCTTCTTCACAAAAAGTTATACAATTGATGATTATTATTGGTATTGCATGTTTAATTTTAATTGTTGTATTTTCATATGTTATTATTAAAAGTATAAAATCGCAGATGAAAGAGTTATTAGGAGCAGCAAATAAATTAGCACAGGGAAATTTTAATTTTGAAATAGAAGTTCATGCAAATGATGAAATTGGACAAACAGTTAAGGCATTAAATGATGCTATAAAGGTTTTAAAAGGGACAATAGTTGAAGTGAAAAATCAGAGTGAAAGTACAACTGAAAGTGTAAATAGAACGGTAAAAATGTTTGAAGAGGTAAATTCTCAGGTTCAAAGTATATCAGCATCTACAGAGCAAATATCAGCAGGAATGCAAGAGTCTGCAGCATCGTCAGAAGAAGTGACATCAATGGCAACTACAGTAAAGGAAGAAGTAAATATTTCAGCTGAAAAGGCTAAAGAAGGACTAAATATTGCTATTGCAATAGAAAAAAAAGCTGATGATATAAATAAAAGTTCTTCACAGGCTAAGGAAAATGCAGAAAAGATTTATAAGTATGCTAAAGATAAATTAGAAAAAGCTATAGAAGATTCTAAAGTAGTTAAAAATATTTCAGAAATGGCTAATAGCATTTTAGATATAGCAGAACAAACAAATTTATTATCATTAAATGCAGCTATAGAAGCTGCACGTGCAGGAGAACATGGAAAGGGATTCGCGGTAGTTGCAGAAGAAGTACGTAAACTTGCAGAGGAATCATCTAACGCAGTTGTTGAAATACAAACTAATGTTAAAAAGGTTTTAACTGCTGTAGAAGAACTGTCTAATTCATCTAAGGAAGTTCTAGTGTTTATTGAAAGTGATGTTTTAAAGGATTATGGAAATTTAATAGAGATAAGTAAACAATATAAAAATGATGGAAGTACTGTTAAATCTATAGTGGAAAATTTTTCGGAAGTTTCAGAAAGTATTTCTAGTGCTGTAGATCAAATTGTGAAAAGTATGGAGGAAGTTGCTGTTTCTGTAGGTGAAGTTGCAAAAGCTTCAGGAGAAATAGCAGAGGGTGTATCTGCAGTAAATGATAAAAATATGCTTATAACACAAGAAGTTGATAAAAATGCAGAAGGGGCAGAAAAGCTATCAGTAATTATGGACAATTTTAAAATAAATTAG
- a CDS encoding EAL and HDOD domain-containing protein — MDIFVARQPIFNKNNKVIAYELLFRNSYDNKYTNEDGDTATLNVINSLYTLGIDNVTNGKNVFINFTENLLNHDFIALLPPNIVTIEILEDVYPSKKIILECKKLKKQGYTIALDDFIFDEKHINLIQIADIVKVDFSITKGYERKNIIKKVNSNNIKFLAEKVETIDEFNEAKSLGYSYFQGYYFSKPIILSGKDIPHDKLINFKILKELTNENLDIEGLEKLILIDISLSFKLLRLVNSTAFSLKNKVNSIKQAISLLGEREIKKWIYVVIIRSLAENKPNELINCTLIRAKFAELLCIRMGLKYKSYSSYITGLLSFIDVILNQPIEIIIEDLCLSVEIKDALLNKENILSSIIKLITFYEKGLWDKVDLYSKKLNVSDQDLSICYFESLNWLKQLNGY; from the coding sequence ATGGATATATTTGTAGCAAGACAACCTATCTTTAACAAAAATAATAAAGTCATAGCATATGAATTACTTTTTAGAAATAGCTATGATAATAAATATACAAATGAAGATGGCGATACTGCTACTTTAAATGTAATAAATAGTTTGTATACTCTAGGAATAGATAATGTTACAAATGGAAAAAATGTTTTCATTAATTTTACTGAAAACTTGTTGAATCATGATTTTATTGCATTATTGCCTCCTAATATTGTAACAATTGAAATATTAGAAGATGTTTATCCAAGTAAAAAAATCATATTGGAATGTAAAAAATTGAAGAAACAAGGTTATACCATTGCTCTTGATGATTTTATATTTGATGAAAAACACATCAATCTTATACAGATTGCTGATATTGTAAAGGTGGATTTCTCCATAACTAAAGGATATGAAAGAAAAAATATAATAAAAAAAGTAAACTCAAATAATATTAAATTTCTTGCAGAAAAAGTTGAGACTATAGATGAATTTAATGAAGCAAAATCATTAGGATATTCATATTTTCAGGGTTACTATTTTAGTAAACCTATAATACTTTCTGGAAAAGATATTCCACATGATAAACTTATTAATTTTAAGATCTTAAAAGAATTAACTAATGAAAACCTTGATATTGAGGGTTTAGAAAAGCTCATATTAATAGATATTTCTCTTTCCTTTAAATTATTAAGATTAGTAAACTCAACCGCATTTTCATTAAAAAACAAAGTAAACTCAATAAAGCAAGCCATTTCATTACTTGGAGAAAGAGAAATAAAAAAATGGATATATGTAGTTATAATACGTTCTCTAGCAGAAAATAAACCAAATGAATTAATAAATTGTACACTTATTAGAGCTAAATTTGCAGAATTACTATGTATTAGAATGGGGTTAAAATACAAAAGCTATAGTTCATATATTACAGGTTTACTTTCTTTTATTGATGTAATCTTAAATCAACCCATTGAAATAATAATAGAAGATTTGTGCTTATCAGTTGAAATTAAAGATGCTCTATTAAATAAAGAAAATATATTAAGTTCAATAATTAAATTAATAACTTTTTATGAAAAAGGACTTTGGGATAAGGTAGATTTATATTCCAAAAAATTAAATGTTAGTGATCAAGATTTATCAATATGCTATTTTGAATCCTTAAATTGGTTAAAACAACTTAATGGCTATTAA
- the moaA gene encoding GTP 3',8-cyclase MoaA, with the protein MIDSYGRNIDYLRISLTDRCNLRCIYCMPEQGVLKKCHEDVIRFEEVLKIIRAAVPLGIKKIRYTGGEPLILKNISSLISETSKIQQIKDIAITTNGILLYDLADELKEAGLKRVNISLDTLKEDKFSHITRGGDLNKVLKAIEKCISLGIKVKVNTVLIKGINDDEIKSFIDLTREIPVEIRFIELMPIGEGEKLYKDGFMSSEEVLNKFPELIPLESDKRSTASMYKLVDSKGKIGFISPLSCKFCSNCNRIRLTSMGTIKPCLHSAKEINIREYLDNEVLLTSVLKDIIYNKPSQHHLECDNKSHSLKMMYQIGG; encoded by the coding sequence ATGATTGATAGCTATGGAAGAAATATAGACTACCTTAGAATTTCCCTTACAGATAGATGCAATTTAAGATGTATATATTGTATGCCTGAACAGGGTGTACTTAAAAAGTGTCATGAAGATGTAATTAGATTTGAAGAAGTCTTAAAGATTATAAGAGCAGCAGTTCCTCTTGGAATAAAAAAAATACGATATACAGGTGGAGAACCTTTAATATTAAAAAATATAAGTTCATTAATAAGTGAGACTTCTAAAATACAACAAATTAAGGATATAGCTATAACTACTAATGGAATACTTTTATATGATTTAGCTGATGAGTTAAAAGAAGCAGGACTTAAAAGAGTAAATATAAGTTTAGATACTTTAAAAGAGGACAAGTTTAGTCATATAACTAGAGGTGGAGATTTAAATAAAGTATTAAAAGCAATAGAAAAATGCATAAGTTTAGGTATTAAAGTAAAAGTTAATACAGTACTTATAAAAGGTATAAATGATGATGAAATAAAAAGCTTTATAGATCTTACTAGGGAAATACCTGTAGAAATAAGATTTATAGAACTTATGCCGATAGGAGAAGGTGAAAAGCTTTATAAAGATGGATTTATGTCTTCGGAAGAAGTTTTAAATAAGTTTCCAGAGCTTATACCTTTAGAATCAGATAAAAGAAGTACTGCATCTATGTACAAGCTTGTTGATTCAAAAGGTAAAATAGGATTTATTAGTCCATTAAGTTGTAAGTTTTGTAGTAATTGTAACAGAATAAGGCTTACATCTATGGGAACCATTAAGCCTTGTCTTCATTCAGCTAAAGAAATAAATATAAGAGAATATTTAGATAATGAAGTTTTACTCACTTCAGTTTTAAAAGACATTATATATAATAAACCTTCACAACACCATTTAGAATGTGATAATAAGAGTCATAGTTTAAAAATGATGTATCAAATAGGTGGTTAA
- a CDS encoding aminotransferase class V-fold PLP-dependent enzyme — protein sequence MNSVYFDNAATSFPKAPGVAESMVNYITNIGCNVNRGAYASALQAQRVLFDTRNLICSFFNFDTPENVVFTKNITESLNILIKGLLKPGDHVIVSSMEHNAVMRPLTSMEKSSVEFSRIPCNVDGTLNLEDLDKYLKPNTKAVIMTHASNVCGTILPLIQVGEFCKKNNLYFLIDSAQTAGFLDLDFKALNANAIAFTGHKALLGPQGMGGFLIDTNLVPLVDPFIEGGTGSVSSSEKQPDYMPDKYEAGTMNIPGVFGLNASLNYLKNIGLKTIREKELHLTELFINKIKNMDNVRLVGLNGIDNRTAVVSLDFTNNDNAEVSFKLSSEYSILNRCGLHCAPSAHKTLNTYPQGTVRLSFSHTNTEEEINYAIDCIYKCIK from the coding sequence ATGAATTCTGTATATTTTGATAATGCCGCAACAAGTTTTCCTAAAGCACCAGGAGTTGCTGAAAGTATGGTAAATTATATAACAAACATAGGTTGCAATGTAAATAGAGGTGCTTATGCCTCTGCTCTTCAAGCTCAACGAGTACTTTTTGATACTCGTAATTTAATCTGTTCTTTTTTTAACTTTGATACTCCTGAAAATGTTGTTTTTACAAAAAACATTACTGAAAGTTTAAACATTTTAATTAAAGGTTTACTGAAACCTGGTGATCATGTAATAGTATCTTCTATGGAACATAATGCTGTTATGCGCCCTCTAACCTCTATGGAAAAATCTTCAGTAGAATTTTCCAGGATACCCTGCAATGTTGATGGCACTCTTAATTTAGAAGATCTTGATAAATACTTAAAGCCAAATACAAAGGCTGTTATTATGACTCATGCTTCTAATGTATGTGGCACTATTTTGCCTCTCATACAAGTTGGGGAATTTTGTAAAAAAAACAATTTATACTTTTTAATTGATAGCGCTCAAACTGCAGGATTTTTAGATTTAGACTTTAAAGCTTTAAATGCAAATGCTATAGCTTTTACTGGTCATAAGGCACTTCTTGGACCACAAGGTATGGGAGGCTTTTTAATAGATACAAATCTTGTACCACTAGTTGATCCATTTATAGAAGGTGGTACTGGAAGTGTGTCATCTTCAGAAAAGCAGCCTGATTATATGCCAGATAAATATGAAGCTGGTACTATGAACATTCCTGGAGTATTTGGATTAAATGCCTCACTAAATTATTTAAAGAACATAGGTCTTAAAACTATAAGGGAAAAAGAACTTCACCTTACAGAACTTTTTATAAATAAGATTAAAAACATGGACAATGTAAGATTGGTAGGCTTAAATGGAATAGATAATAGAACTGCTGTTGTATCTCTTGATTTTACAAACAACGATAACGCAGAAGTTTCATTTAAACTATCAAGTGAATACTCAATACTTAACAGATGCGGTCTTCATTGTGCTCCATCAGCACATAAAACCCTTAACACTTATCCTCAAGGAACTGTTCGTTTGAGTTTTAGTCATACTAATACAGAAGAAGAAATTAATTATGCTATAGATTGCATTTACAAGTGTATAAAATAA
- a CDS encoding aldose epimerase family protein, whose product MIQSELFGHIGEKEIIKYTMTNGNGMKVSCISYGAKLTEIFVKDKQGKLSNVLLGFDNLDSYLKDRSMFLGAAIGRVGGRIAKGKFQIKDDLYKVPTNEGENTLHGGENGFDTLIWNSEAVESKEDISIIFYRTIKSEEDGFPANLQVKIIYTLNDNDEVLITFKGISDDYTLFNPTIHSYFNLNNDFSKLLSGHTLQINADSYTELADDLVPTGKLNDVSETPLDFREKKDLSQAIKDVKKHFEISGIDHPFKVDNSGSIAILINNETGRRLDIESNRNGLVVYTLNVVDQVWKVQNKKVVPEFGVALEAQTLPDSIHHENFGDIVLQPNKQEEYYIKYKFTIV is encoded by the coding sequence ATGATTCAAAGTGAATTATTTGGACATATTGGAGAAAAAGAAATTATAAAGTATACAATGACAAATGGTAATGGAATGAAGGTTTCTTGTATTTCATATGGAGCTAAATTAACAGAAATTTTTGTAAAAGACAAACAAGGAAAATTATCAAATGTTTTATTAGGGTTTGATAATTTAGATAGTTATTTAAAAGATAGAAGTATGTTTCTAGGGGCAGCCATAGGAAGAGTTGGTGGTCGTATAGCTAAAGGTAAATTTCAAATTAAAGATGATTTATATAAGGTGCCAACTAATGAGGGAGAAAACACACTACACGGCGGAGAAAACGGTTTCGATACATTGATATGGAATAGCGAAGCAGTAGAATCTAAAGAAGATATCAGCATAATTTTTTATAGAACAATTAAATCGGAAGAAGATGGTTTTCCAGCAAATTTACAGGTGAAAATAATATATACACTTAATGATAATGATGAAGTTCTAATTACTTTTAAGGGTATATCGGATGATTACACACTTTTTAATCCTACAATTCATTCGTATTTTAATTTAAATAATGATTTTAGCAAATTATTATCAGGACATACATTACAAATTAATGCAGATAGTTATACTGAGCTTGCTGATGATTTAGTACCAACTGGTAAGTTAAATGATGTATCTGAAACACCATTAGATTTTAGAGAAAAGAAAGATTTGTCACAGGCAATTAAAGACGTGAAAAAACATTTTGAAATAAGTGGTATTGATCATCCTTTTAAGGTTGACAATAGTGGAAGTATAGCAATTTTAATTAATAATGAGACAGGTAGACGCCTTGATATTGAATCAAATCGTAATGGATTAGTAGTTTATACTCTTAATGTTGTAGATCAGGTTTGGAAGGTTCAAAATAAGAAAGTAGTTCCTGAATTTGGAGTGGCTCTAGAAGCTCAGACATTACCTGATTCAATACATCATGAAAACTTTGGAGATATAGTATTGCAACCAAATAAGCAAGAGGAATATTATATTAAATATAAATTTACTATAGTATAA
- a CDS encoding phosphoketolase family protein: protein MKVITTKEHTGEGNITPEYLKKVDAYWRAANYLSAAQLYLLDNPLLKEPLKPEHLKGKVVGHWGTIPGQNFIYAHLNRVIKKYDLDMIYVSGPGHGGQVMVSNAYLDGTYSEVYPNVARDIPGLKKLCKQFSFPGGISSHMAPETPGSIHEGGELGYSLAHSFGAVFDNPSLITACVVGDGESETGPLATSWQANKFLNPITDGAVLPILHLNGYKISNPTILSRIPNEELKKFFEGNGWKPYFVEGEDPKAMHELMANTLDIVTEEILKIQENARKNNEPTRPKWPMIVLRTPKGWTGPKVVDGVPNEGSFRAHQVPLPVDCNHTEHLDDLVKWLKSYKPEELFDENGRLVPELQELTPKGNKRMAANPHTNGGLLLKELRTPDFRDYAVDVPTPGATTSQDMIELAKYLRDVVKLNQENRNFRIFGPDETMSNRLWALFEGTKRQWLPEINEPNDEFLAHDGRIVDSMLSEHLCEGWLEGYLLTGRHGFFSSYEAFLRIVDSMITQHGKWLKVTSELPWRKDIASLNLIATSNVWQQDHNGYTHQDPGLLGHIVDKKPEIVRAYLPADANTLLAVFDHCLHTKHKINVLVTSKHPRQQWLTMEQAVKHVEQGASIWDFASNDQGQEPDVVIGTCGDTPTLEGLAAVTILREHLPELKIRFVNVVDMMKLMPENEHPHGLSEQDYNTLFTTDKPIIFAFHGYAHLVNQLTYHRTNHNLHVHGYQEEGTITTPFDMRVQNKLDRFNIVKDVVQNLPQLGNRGAHLVQLMNDKLVEHNKYIRDFGEDLPEVAKWQWHV from the coding sequence ATGAAAGTTATAACAACAAAAGAACATACAGGTGAAGGAAATATTACACCAGAATACTTAAAGAAGGTGGATGCTTACTGGCGTGCTGCTAATTATTTATCTGCAGCACAATTATATTTATTGGACAATCCTTTACTTAAAGAACCTTTAAAGCCTGAACATCTAAAAGGAAAAGTAGTTGGACATTGGGGAACTATTCCTGGACAAAACTTTATTTATGCTCATTTAAATAGGGTTATAAAAAAGTATGATTTAGACATGATTTATGTTTCTGGACCAGGACATGGTGGTCAAGTTATGGTATCCAATGCTTATTTAGATGGAACTTACAGTGAAGTTTACCCAAATGTTGCTCGTGATATTCCTGGTTTAAAGAAACTATGCAAACAATTTTCTTTCCCAGGTGGAATCTCTAGTCACATGGCACCTGAAACTCCTGGTTCTATACATGAAGGTGGAGAATTAGGTTATTCTTTAGCTCATTCATTTGGTGCAGTTTTTGATAATCCTAGTTTAATTACTGCTTGTGTTGTTGGTGATGGAGAGTCTGAAACTGGTCCACTTGCTACTTCATGGCAGGCAAATAAATTTTTAAATCCTATTACAGATGGTGCAGTGCTTCCAATATTACATTTAAATGGTTACAAAATCAGTAATCCTACTATATTATCACGTATTCCTAATGAAGAACTAAAAAAATTCTTTGAAGGAAATGGATGGAAGCCTTATTTTGTGGAAGGTGAAGATCCTAAAGCTATGCATGAATTAATGGCTAATACACTTGATATAGTAACTGAAGAAATTCTTAAAATCCAAGAAAATGCTCGTAAAAATAATGAGCCTACTCGTCCTAAGTGGCCAATGATTGTTTTACGTACTCCAAAGGGATGGACAGGTCCTAAAGTGGTAGATGGAGTTCCAAATGAAGGTTCATTCCGTGCGCACCAGGTACCTCTTCCAGTTGACTGTAACCACACAGAACATTTAGATGATTTGGTAAAATGGTTAAAGAGCTATAAACCAGAAGAGTTATTTGATGAAAATGGTAGATTAGTTCCTGAACTTCAAGAATTAACTCCAAAGGGAAATAAGAGAATGGCAGCAAATCCACATACAAATGGTGGCTTACTATTAAAGGAACTTCGTACTCCTGATTTCCGTGATTATGCTGTAGATGTACCTACTCCAGGAGCTACTACTTCACAGGATATGATTGAACTTGCAAAATATCTAAGAGATGTAGTTAAATTAAACCAAGAAAACCGTAACTTCCGTATCTTTGGACCAGATGAAACTATGTCTAATCGTTTATGGGCATTGTTTGAAGGAACTAAACGTCAATGGTTACCAGAAATAAATGAACCAAATGATGAATTTTTAGCTCATGATGGAAGAATTGTAGACTCTATGCTTAGTGAACATTTATGTGAAGGTTGGTTAGAAGGATACTTATTAACTGGACGTCATGGTTTCTTTTCAAGCTATGAAGCTTTCCTTCGTATTGTAGATTCTATGATCACTCAACATGGAAAATGGTTAAAGGTAACTTCAGAACTTCCTTGGAGAAAAGATATAGCTTCTTTAAATTTAATAGCTACATCAAATGTATGGCAGCAGGATCACAATGGTTATACTCACCAGGATCCAGGTTTACTTGGACATATAGTAGATAAGAAACCAGAAATAGTTAGAGCTTATTTACCAGCTGATGCTAATACTCTACTTGCTGTTTTTGATCATTGTCTTCATACTAAACATAAAATCAATGTATTAGTTACATCAAAACATCCAAGACAACAATGGTTAACTATGGAACAAGCTGTTAAGCATGTAGAACAAGGTGCTAGTATTTGGGATTTTGCAAGCAATGACCAGGGACAAGAACCTGATGTAGTTATAGGTACTTGTGGTGATACTCCAACTTTAGAAGGATTAGCAGCAGTTACAATTTTGCGTGAACATTTACCAGAGCTTAAAATTCGTTTTGTAAATGTAGTAGACATGATGAAGCTAATGCCTGAAAATGAACATCCTCATGGATTAAGTGAGCAAGATTATAATACATTGTTTACAACAGATAAGCCAATTATATTTGCTTTCCATGGTTATGCTCATTTAGTTAATCAATTAACTTACCATCGTACTAATCACAATTTACATGTTCATGGATATCAAGAAGAAGGTACAATTACAACCCCATTTGATATGCGTGTTCAGAATAAATTAGATAGATTTAATATTGTAAAAGATGTAGTACAAAATTTACCTCAACTTGGAAACCGCGGTGCTCATCTTGTTCAATTAATGAACGATAAATTAGTTGAACATAACAAATACATTCGTGACTTTGGTGAAGACCTTCCTGAGGTTGCTAAATGGCAGTGGCATGTGTAA
- the araA gene encoding L-arabinose isomerase — MLKDKKLEFWFVVGSQHLYGEEALSQVKKNSEEIIKCLNASGKLPYPIVFKALATSADKITSIMKEVNYKDEVAGVITWMHTFSPAKMWIAGTKLLQKPLLHLATQFNENIPWKTIDMDYMNLHQSAHGDREYGFINARLNKHNKVVVGYWKKDDVQKQIAEWMQVAVGYILSQDIKVARFGDNMRNVAVTEGDKIEAQIQFGWTVDYFGIGDLVAEMDKVSEKQINDTYEEFKKLYIMEPGDNTPEFYEKQVKEQIKMEIALRSFLDAGGYTAFTTNFEDLYGMKQLPGLAVQRLNAEGYGFAGEGDWKTAALSRLIKIMTKNEKTGFMEDYTYELNSGSETILGAHMLEVDPTLAADKPRVVVKPLGIGGKEDPARLIFNGTTGEGITISMLDLGTHYRMLINEVTAVEAAEDTPNLPVAKMVWQPQPNFADAVKAWIYAGGGHHTVLTLALTSEQVYDWARMVGLETIIIDKNTNLRDLIKEVSR; from the coding sequence ATGTTAAAAGATAAAAAATTAGAATTTTGGTTTGTAGTAGGAAGTCAACATTTATACGGAGAAGAAGCATTATCTCAGGTTAAGAAAAATTCTGAAGAAATTATAAAATGTTTAAATGCAAGTGGAAAATTACCATATCCTATAGTATTTAAAGCTTTAGCAACATCTGCTGATAAAATTACAAGTATTATGAAAGAAGTAAACTACAAAGATGAAGTAGCTGGTGTTATTACATGGATGCACACTTTTTCACCTGCTAAAATGTGGATTGCTGGAACAAAATTATTGCAAAAACCTTTATTGCATTTAGCAACTCAATTTAATGAGAATATTCCTTGGAAAACAATAGATATGGATTATATGAACTTGCATCAAAGTGCACATGGTGATAGAGAATATGGATTCATCAATGCTAGATTAAATAAACATAATAAAGTAGTAGTAGGTTATTGGAAAAAGGATGATGTTCAAAAGCAAATTGCTGAATGGATGCAAGTAGCTGTAGGTTACATCTTGAGCCAGGATATCAAAGTTGCACGTTTTGGTGACAATATGCGTAATGTTGCTGTTACTGAAGGAGATAAAATAGAAGCTCAAATTCAATTTGGATGGACAGTTGATTACTTTGGTATTGGTGATTTAGTTGCTGAAATGGACAAGGTTTCAGAAAAACAAATTAATGATACTTATGAAGAATTTAAAAAACTTTATATAATGGAACCAGGTGATAACACTCCTGAATTCTATGAAAAACAAGTAAAAGAACAAATAAAAATGGAAATTGCTTTACGTAGTTTCTTAGATGCTGGTGGATATACAGCATTCACTACAAATTTTGAAGATTTATATGGAATGAAACAATTACCTGGACTTGCAGTTCAACGTTTAAATGCTGAAGGTTATGGTTTCGCAGGTGAAGGAGATTGGAAAACTGCTGCATTAAGCCGTTTAATTAAAATCATGACTAAGAATGAAAAAACTGGATTTATGGAAGACTATACTTATGAGTTAAATTCTGGTAGTGAAACAATTTTAGGTGCTCATATGTTAGAAGTAGATCCTACCCTTGCAGCAGACAAACCTAGAGTTGTTGTTAAACCATTAGGCATTGGTGGAAAAGAAGATCCTGCACGTTTGATATTCAATGGAACAACTGGAGAAGGTATCACTATATCTATGCTTGATCTTGGAACACACTATCGCATGCTTATTAATGAAGTAACTGCTGTTGAAGCTGCTGAAGATACACCTAATTTACCTGTAGCTAAAATGGTATGGCAGCCACAGCCAAACTTTGCAGATGCTGTTAAAGCTTGGATTTATGCTGGGGGTGGACATCATACTGTTCTTACTTTAGCTTTAACTTCTGAACAAGTTTACGATTGGGCTCGTATGGTTGGATTGGAAACAATTATAATAGATAAAAACACTAACTTAAGAGATCTTATCAAAGAAGTTTCAAGATAA
- the araD gene encoding L-ribulose-5-phosphate 4-epimerase — protein sequence MLEDLKKKVLEANLMLPKYGLVTLTWGNVSGIDRDKGLIVIKPSGVEYTNMKADDMVVVDLDGNVVEGNLNPSSDTPTHIVLYKEFTDIKGVVHTHSPWATSFAQAGISIPAAGTTHADYFYGDIPVTSQMTADEINTEYEKQTGDVIVRTFKDNDIDPNNIPAVLVNDHGPFAWGTDPENAVHNALVLEEVAKMTYHSLQLNPHNIRMNQVLLDKHFKRKHGKNAYYGQKK from the coding sequence ATGCTAGAGGATTTGAAGAAAAAAGTGCTAGAAGCTAATCTAATGCTTCCAAAGTATGGTTTAGTTACATTAACATGGGGCAATGTAAGTGGAATTGATCGTGATAAAGGACTGATAGTAATTAAGCCAAGTGGTGTTGAATATACAAATATGAAGGCTGACGATATGGTAGTTGTAGACTTAGATGGAAATGTTGTAGAAGGTAACTTAAATCCTTCTAGTGATACGCCAACTCATATAGTTTTATATAAGGAATTTACTGATATTAAAGGTGTTGTTCATACACATTCACCTTGGGCTACTTCTTTTGCTCAAGCAGGAATTTCCATTCCAGCAGCTGGAACTACTCATGCAGATTATTTTTATGGAGACATTCCTGTAACATCACAAATGACTGCAGATGAAATAAATACGGAATATGAAAAGCAGACAGGAGACGTTATTGTTAGGACTTTTAAAGATAATGATATTGATCCTAATAATATACCAGCAGTATTAGTAAATGATCATGGTCCTTTTGCTTGGGGAACAGATCCAGAAAATGCAGTACATAATGCATTAGTTTTGGAAGAAGTAGCAAAAATGACATATCATTCATTACAATTAAATCCTCATAATATAAGGATGAATCAAGTGTTACTGGACAAGCATTTTAAAAGAAAACATGGAAAAAACGCATATTATGGACAGAAAAAATAA